From Anopheles coluzzii chromosome 3, AcolN3, whole genome shotgun sequence, the proteins below share one genomic window:
- the LOC120957963 gene encoding uncharacterized protein LOC120957963, producing MRKIMFFYTRMIQLAWSIFVMELTTIEGHTESIQRKLYEPPLRRGLRSVLIHAHVGDTATNSFPSAEMDSYQGLVGRPGIDFPVLTHIPNTVFDCKNHGNGYFADLETRCQVFHICDDGKKISFLCPNGTIFRQLDLICDWWFKVDCASTPNHFAESTEMLTQAKRARLQSKHPVPQPINHSDESLTVSIQNKRLLLGNTANLEQQSLSKNYVPKVLEFNRRNNKSNSADTAVSDGLKNQRNVNTNDNIDRLSNAADEIQDTAQSASFASITKKMFNTYYAQDQLLKDQTTSNKPRRAETIDEGLHRDYLSTLQPFKDSRVENNNNSNRNAMHFMAYTTARKLNLNSKVTQFYTPTVPTFTTSTKTVMVGTVTEDPMVTTKATTIHRFNNGGVGGSEESQSFDTQFAHSLRREGIADEESIMDHAIEIMQTIKNLNIDESENHRSIMKKTIDDVKAHTSTVSDGTSARIDPRVKNSLGFLLHPPGIHQNVNGFKRMRIVSERNSNVDVGHRSLLTQTTLNEYDRLFQSNQNENNGNRIDDVHDHDVSEAEFYMDSQMEHDLEGQSSRYPILGMSNSTQIRELAQIFTHALSAYLQDPVTFRRILTEIRPKAPIMQPTNPKSIVMNKSEIGGMGRNFPISIETTTPSITNPIEYERLKGPENYEVLDFSDVTTTTSNSNSATDFETTLIDTSTMPTTTIDSNADSKKKKAKSDEMLRKQGKSLSIKFITNSRNELADEVNNELRAPASTSYIASTNLASLNDKKNNTLVMDSYITSQMNTSVPPNYRALPTAPIKIVTETISVPQSVLKPPVISNIRYPMEQRSKTKELLDDDEQLQRAQSEFILANQNNGPIYERNKYSVISLHNLKENSVSVETFNASNKTSNKTNITDQHNVSQQQTQGGIPSSRTTMSYTVFFDPLTINDELMELEKPTPTVAHVPGIYNNRQYESNKIHLNTDTAISDAPKKNISDQIMSENQRDDPIMQKKAIEMFGDLNDVQAEKIMSAIKMADKDKSMRRLILLLIRTCDDDPTSTGEESRKALLEALIKLGGVVGPQHTDELQILSAKQKHDTTNRRAKEIGFGQTTNFLYDELTDLTESQNITATTENYSNISSNYENNGGDSGSQDEGSEEWSKGSGTTDATTKIYNSPGESNLPKIATSKWVYGYDETNPPRYSTTPLPSTVFQTTVDSTSTVFTMITEPTVITTVAGSATSETSDYGSSTTIQTTPVDFFDTEYRSRESLESDSSSEMKPTFTVSKRLPKDLSNSLANPLSNNHKQLSPHNSDTRALELLKSLYSLAARWG from the exons A TGcgcaaaataatgtttttctATACGAGGATGATACAGTTAG CGTGGTCGATTTTTGTGATGGAACTAACGACCATAGAGGGCCATACTGAAAGTATTCAACGAAAGTTGTATGAACCACCATTGCGACGAGGTCTACGAAGTGTATTAATACATGCACATGTGGGTGATACAGCAACTAATTCATTCCCTAGTGCCGAAATGGACAGTTATCAAGGATTGGTCGGCAGACCAGGTATTGATTTTCCGGTTCTTACGCATATTCCCAATACCGTTTTTGACTGCAAAAACCATGGCAATGGTTATTTTGCCGATTTGGAAACACGTTGTCAG GTGTTCCATATCTGTGATGACGGAAAGAAGATCTCGTTTCTTTGTCCAAACGGCACGATCTTTCGACAGCTTGATCTTATTTGTGATTGGTGGTTTAAAGTAGATTGTGCTTCTACACCAAATCATTTTGCTGAAAGCACCGAAATGCTGACCCAAGCAAAGAGAGCTCGTTTACAAAGCAAACATCCTGTACCCCAACCAATCAATCACAGTGACGAAAGCCTTACGGTCAGCATTCAAAATAAACGATTGCTGCTTGGAAATACTGCGAATTTGGAGCAACAATCTTTATCTAAAAATTATGTCCCTAAAGTGCTCGAATTTAACAGACGCAACAATAAAAGCAATTCTGCAGATACTGCCGTGAGCGATGGACTTAAAAATCAAAGAAATGTTAACACTAATGATAATATTGATAGGTTATCTAATGCTGCAGACGAAATACAAGATACGGCACAAAGCGCATCGTTTGCATCTATAACTAAGAAAATGTTTAACACGTATTACGCACAAGACCAGCTATTGAAAGATCAAACCACCTCAAATAAACCAAGACGAGCTGAGACCATCGATGAAGGTCTTCATCGTGATTACCTTTCAACATTGCAACCGTTTAAAGATTCTCGTgtagaaaacaacaacaatagtaACAGAAATGCAATGCACTTCATGGCTTACACAACTGCACGAAAACTGAATTTGAACAGCAAAGTTACGCAATTCTATACGCCAACAGTACCCACATTCACCACCAGCACGAAAACGGTAATGGTGGGGACAGTTACAGAGGATCCCATGGTCACGACAAAGGCCACAACTATCCATCGTTTCAACaacggtggtgttggtggatCCGAAGAATCGCAAAGCTTTGATACCCAATTCGCCCATTCGCTTCGGAGAGAGGGGATAGCTGACGAAGAGTCCATTATGGATCATGCAATCGAGATTATGCAAACTATTAAAAATCTTAACATCGATGAATCTGAAAATCATAGAAGtataatgaaaaaaacgatAGATGATGTGAAGGCTCATACGTCCACCGTGTCTGATGGTACATCCGCTCGAATTGATCCGCGTGTAAAGAATTCATTGGGGTTTTTACTGCATCCACCAGGAATTCATCAAAATGTGAATGGTTTCAAAAGAATGCGGATTGTCTCTGAGCGTAACTCTAATGTCGATGTTGGACATCGTTCGCTCCTAACACAGACCACGTTAAATGAATACGATCGTCTCTTCCaatcaaaccaaaacgaaAATAATGGAAACCGTATAGATGATGTTCATGATCACGATGTCTCAGAAGCAGAGTTTTATATGGATTCTCAAATGGAACACGACCTCGAAGGTCAATCTTCAAGGTATCCCATTTTGGGAATGTCAAATTCAACGCAAATTCGAGAACTTGCGCAAATATTTACCCATGCTCTTTCGGCCTATTTACAAGATCCCGTCACATTTAGACGCATACTTACTGAAATTCGACCGAAAGCTCCAATAATGCAGCCGACCAATCCAAAATCGATTGTGATGAACAAATCAGAAATTGGTGGAATGGGAAgaaattttcccatttccatTGAAACTACAACCCCTTCGATTACAAATCCCATTGAGTACGAACGTTTAAAGGGTCCTGAAAATTATGAAGTTTTGGATTTCTCTGACGTGACTACAACTACGTCCAATTCAAATTCAGCCACGGATTTCGAAACAACACTTATAGATACATCAACGATGCCAACAACAACTATAGACAGTAACGCcgattcaaaaaaaaaaaaagctaaatcAGACGAAATGTTAAGAAAGCAGGGTAAAAGTTTATCAATCAAGTTTATAACCAATAGTCGCAATGAACTTGCTGATGAAGTTAATAATGAACTAAGAGCACCGGCTTCAACTAGTTATATTGCTTCGACAAATCTAGCAAgtttaaatgataaaaaaaataacaccttAGTCATGGATTCATACATCACGAGTCAAATGAACACAAGTGTACCGCCAAATTATAGGGCACTTCCAACAGCCCCAATCAAAATTGTAACAGAGACAATTTCAGTTCCGCAGTCTGTTCTAAAGCCTCCAGTTATATCAAATATCCGATATCCCATGGAACAGAGATCTAAAACAAAAGAGCTACTAGATGATGATGAGCAGCTGCAACGCGCTCAAAGTGAATTTATTCTGGCTAACCAAAACAATGGCCCAATATACGAACGGAACAAGTACAGCGTGATAAGCTTACACAATTTGAAGGAAAACTCTGTAtctgttgaaacttttaacgCATCTAACAAAAcatcgaacaaaacaaacattactGATCAACATAATGTCTCACAACAACAGACTCAAGGAGGTATCCCATCCTCACGCACTACAATGTCCTACACAGTATTTTTTGACCCTTTAACAATTAACGATGAGCTTATGGAACTCGAAAAACCAACACCAACGGTAGCACATGTACCAGGAATTTATAACAACAGACAGTATGAGAGTAACAAAATTCACCTTAATACAGATACAGCCATATCTGATGCACCAAAGAAAAATATATCAGACCAAATTATGAGTGAAAATCAGCGCGATGATCctataatgcaaaaaaaggcTATAGAAATGTTTGGCGACCTGAACGATGTACAAGCGGAAAAAATTATGTCGGCAATTAAAATGGCCGATAAAGATAAATCGATGCGAAGATTGATTTTGCTTTTGATACGTACCTGCGATGACGATCCAACAAGTACGGGTGAAGAATCACGAAAAGCTCTTTTAGAAGCTTTAATAAAACTTGGTGGTGTCGTGGGTCCACAACATACTGATGAATTACAAATTTTATctgccaaacaaaaacacgataCCACCAATCGCCGTGCTAAAGAAATTGGATTTGGTCAAACTACTAACTTTTTGTACGATGAATTAACTGATCTGACAGAATCTCAAAATATTACAGCAACCACGGAAAACTATTCAAATATTTCTTCAAACTATGAGAATAATGGTGGAGATTCCGGAAGTCAAGACGAAGGTAGTGAGGAATGGTCTAAAGGGAGCGGAACTACggatgcaacaacaaaaatctatAACTCACCCGGCGAAAGCAACCTACCAAAAATTGCCACTAGCAAATGGGTATATGGCTATGACGAAACGAATCCTCCCCGGTATTCAACAACACCACTACCATCAACAGTGTTCCAAACTACAGTCGATAGTACTTCAACCGTTTTTACAATGATTACGGAGCCTACAGTTATAACAACTGTGGCGGGAAGTGCAACATCAGAAACATCTGATTATGGCAGCTCTACAACCATCCAGACTACACCAGTCGACTTCTTTGATACTGAATATAGATCACGAGAATCTTTAGAATCTGATTCATCTTCAGAAATGAAACCAACATTCACCGTATCCAAGCGTTTACCAAAGGATTTATCGAACTCATTGGCTAATCCACTGTCTAATAACCATAAACAATTATCTCCTCATAACTCCGACACACGTGCACTTGAACTATTGAAATCGCTTTACTCTTTGGCGGCACGATGGGGATAA